The Anas acuta chromosome 1, bAnaAcu1.1, whole genome shotgun sequence genome segment CTCAAATTCCTGTTGAGAAGAGAAAACGAGGGGtcagattttcagaagagctcAGCATGCAGAATGCTGAGGACTTTTAAGAACCTAAAGCTCTTTTAGGGGTGCTGAAACTCATTCCTTTGTACATCTGGAAGCAAATCCTGGTTTAAAATCCTAGGCCCTTCTGCCACCTGGCCAAGTTTAAGATTGATATGCCCTTAAATATCCTGGATGCCTTCACGGACTATAATATTCAATCTGAAATTAGCAGGAGAGCTGGCTGCTTTCTCCAGTTTTTGGTCTTTCTCCAGAAGGCTTGACTGGGTGAATGGTGTTCCTTATTGCACTTGGGAAAGAGAGCACATGGCTAAACCTATAAGAAACAAACCTCTCATCTGATGGGCAACACTGTTTTCCTGTTGGGTTCCTACTTGAGAAATAACTCCACTGCTTTTCTCACACTGCCTGTCTAACCATTCTAACCATCCTCCCACAAGAAGAGGTCATTATCTTATTGCTCTGACACTGACAAGACTCAAACAGATCTTTGAGGGCCAGGAGGGTGGTTGTGGCACAGTGCCTTTGGAAAACACATCACATCCCCATTGATttatagtttgttttctttcagatgcttttttgAAGTGCTGCACTTTCTTTAGGACCGGTGTATGGGCCTGCCAAAGAATTTCTAAACAGCTGCTGGAACTAGGTTTTATCACCTGAGCAATACCAAAGTCTCACACACCTGTTAAAGATgtctgtcttcttttctttccttctgggATCCTCTTGGCTCCTATTTTCATGGAAGTTTTGGGCTTCTCTGTCAGTGCAATCTGTGCAAAGTGGTGACTGTTGTCTTCCCTGTCCAAGGGCCAGTACAAGTGCTGTAGTGGTCTCCGAGCCTCTCCCACCACACAGCTGTAGAAAGCAGGCACCTTGTGgccctccagcccttcccaCTGCAGTAGCCCCTCCACTGGCCTGTCCTGCAGGAAATCGAAGTTCCACTTCTGCTGAGCCCCCTTTGCACCGTTGTGCAGCATGTGCTGGaagtcctgctgcagctgcttgtGGTCTACAGAGCCAAAGAGGTTCCTCCGAGCACATGTGGTCTTCCCTGGCCTCCGCTCCATCTTTTCTCCTCTGTACTGCTCTCTGGTGAGTATGTACAGCGGTGATTCCCTGCCAAGGACAGAAAGACCATCAGCCACTTTGCATGCTCTGTTTATAGATGCTGCGTGCTCTTTAGAAGGGAATGTGGCAGTAACCTCCGATACTTTTCATCCTGCTACAGGGAACTTTGGAAGAAATTTATCCCAGTCTCCAGCCCAGAGTGAGAATTGCCATTGACTTCTATAGGATGCATCTGTTGCAGCAGCTTTGACAGGGAACAGGTAAGTGTgaaatgccttcttcacctcttttGTGCCTCCTTTATACCAAGTGGAGAACACTCCTTGAGGCAGTgactgttattttcttttgttatgcTCTGTTTACATTGCCTAACCACGTGGGCAGTCTCGATTTGGGGACTCAGACTGCTGTGAATTGCTGCAGTAGGAATTGCAGCAAAGGACAGAGAGCACTGGGGTGGCACTTAAGTCTAGCAACAGTATTATCTTAAACAAGGGATAGGGAGTGAAAAGGAGGCATTCCAGGACAAAGAAGGGTGatggaaatcagaaaaacataGAACGCATTCTTCTACTGTACTTTTACAGCAAAGGTGGTATTACTTTCCTAACTACTCCAACcgtgttttttttcagcatcgATCAAGAATGAAGCTAAGATGATCAGAGCTATCACTTGCTTCTTGCCTGACATTTTCATTCCCCTTTCCTTAAGTAATTGCCTCAGAAATGGTTCCAGTCACAGACACAAAATGGGTCTTGTTTCCTGTAATGGCAAATCCCATTCAAGCACCTGTGGATGGACTTCCCACCAGGAAAGCCAGCATGGTGACAGAAGAGATGGGTTTTGCACCCTCCCCTGGCAGGTAAGGTGGGAGCAGAgcaaaagagaggagaggaatcGTGCACTTTGTTGATTTCATAGGCCAGTAAGGGCATAAATATACCAAGCACATTCACCTACTAATTCCTGCTCAGACCTTTAATTTCTGGAAGAGCTTGAAGATAGATCTTaaaggtcacagaatcacacagaatcacagaatttctaagctggaagagacctcaagatcatcgagtccaacctctgacctaacactaacagtccccactaaaccatatcattCAGTTCTTTCTCTCTGCATCCACAAAACTCAGCCCCTCTTTCAAGCTGTGATGTGTAGCTGCAGACAAACTAAAAAGAAACCTCATAGATACATTAGCAAAAAGCCACATTTTGGATTTGTTGCACTACTGAGTTCTGAAGGGATTGAATTCTGAAGAATTTGCCACGAAGCTAAGAGAGGTTAACCAGTGATTTGTCTACAGACCATGCAAATAGTCTAAACTGAAGCAGCAGAGTTCCTACAGAACCACAAGCTTTGGGCTTGGTCTCCAACATCCCAAAGAGTGCTTCAGCCACAGCAGACACAAACACAGATTTAATTTGTTTAACCACCTCTCCATATTATTTTTGCAGGGTTGCATCTAATCTAAGTGAACTGTGAGCATCTCCTGGCAGTCATGCCCAAGTGCTTACTCTGAGATGGTCACTTCGTGGCTATGGTATCAAGAGCTTGTCGGCAACAGGGCGCTGATGGCACGTTATCTGGTTCTGCACACAGTCTGCAGCAGAAAACTTGGGCAGCGAGGGGATGTGGCCACCTCCTCCCAGGTAAAAGTTGAGTGTCAGTTTTGCAATTGATAATGCAACCCAGCAGCGGAGCTTCAGAGGCAGAGGGTCACCTGCATCTATTTGTGAACCTTTTTCCTTGCCCTTGGTGGCTCTGAAACTATGGCCTGAAAATGTGTGGCCCACAGCTGCTGGAAATTAAAGCAGAGAATGCCAGGTCTAGGTTGCCCTTCTGgcatatgtatttatttccaagTGTTGTGTGCAGTCCTCTGGAAGGCTAATGGCTCCCAACTGCAAAGACAGGCACATGGGACCTCTgggatgggaagcagagaggtgCTGCTTAGAGAGGTCCATCTGGGACTCATCATTAGGGTTAACATGACCATGCTGCCTCCTGGGTTCCAGCCTGCTCCTATCAGCGGTATCACACCATGCCATGTAGCTACCCCAACCCATTTGGTGTGTGCCACCAGCACTCTGCCCCGTGGGGACACAGCTGACAGCTGCCCATCAGATGCTCTTTGCTCCTACCAGGTCCTAGCACTTTCCCAAGAAGCATCTGAGAGCACACCAACGAGGAAAATCCTCTAGGTGGCATCCAGAATCCCAAAACCTAACTCAAACTTTCCCTGGAGCTGTGTGCAGCCTTGCCCTCAGCCATGGGGATGCTCAGCGGTGCTGGTTGTCACTGCAGCTAACAACAATcacactgctgctctgctgctttttcatctgGTGCCAAGCCCCCAGCAGTTTAATCTAAGCTCATTCAAAGACAATCTATCAGCCTTAGAAAGGGATAGGCAGTGCTTTGAAAGAAACGTGCACTAGGAATTGTATTAGGAATTGTCCTTTTGTAATAAGcgaatatggaagaaaaaaggtatttatCAAACATTTGTGGCcttcactactttttttttaaattttaatagaaCATATGAATGAACCAGAAGAGAATCTGCCTTGCTCTGTTCCTGATTACAGGAACATGGAAAGAGCTGCTCCAGTGCAGGCTACGAACCCAGTGCCTTGTCTTTAAAGCTGTCTAATTCCAGGTGTTtcaaaagaagataaaaagccTGCAGAGAGGATAATTATAGACTAACCTTTCCCTACGGAAAGTTTCCTCCTAATGCTCTTAATTATGTCATGAATCATAAATGCTTATAACTCTTCTAAACTTACATCATACGTATATACGGACTGTTGTCGTTTCCATTACTCATAGTCACATCCAGGGTGAAACGCTAGCTCGGCTGAAGTAAGCGCAAGTttactgctgcagagctgggatgcCTTTTTGCAGAGCTCTTTCCATGTCTCATTTCCAAAGCTGCACAGTCACCGCTCCCACGCACTGGTCTGAGCTGCGGGGGTGCATTAAACACCTGTAAAACTAGACAGAAATACTTCTGAAGTGCAGAAACATTAGTGCTAGGGGCTTCTCTTTCTTAATCCATGGTTTCTAAGAACAAGCTGCAAGCCCCGACCTGCCAGCCTTACACCTACCTGTACGAGCACTCCTACTAGTGCCGAGACACAGGACAAACAGCTGAAAGATGGAGCTCTGCACTACCAGTGGCCATGCCCAATTTTCCCCAGATCTGGGCTAGCTTGAATGAGCTGGAAAGGAAATATAAACTTCCCCACTTGCTTCTTGAGTCAAACTTTTAGAGCATCAGTGGAATGGTGGGTTGTAGTTATGAATTTCCCATGTATgcacaattttaaataaataaataagagacaACACTATCGGAATGGATGCTGTgcattttttgcctttgttcttACAGTGAAAGCTTAGTCCCTACATGATTTGGACACCAAGCGAGTGTTGCTAGCcataaatgctgttttccatCACAGGTGCTTGTGTCCCTCCTCTCACCCATTTTTCAAACCCATGCTGGAAAAGGGTAGCCCTTCCCTGGGGGTGCAGGGGCAGCCCCCTTGCTCCTCTTGTGGCCACAACAAGGTGCCTTCACTTGCCCAAAAACACCACCTACCCCATTTTGGGCCCCCCTCCGCCGGGTGGAGCTCGATATAGGCATGCCCATGGCCCTGCACCATGAGGCCCTGTGGCCGCCCACAGtcagccctggcctgcctggctgcagggtgctgagctgacacggggtgctgaggggctgggggagcaggggctgctcacccgcacagcacagaggGGTTCCTGGTATTCAGGGGGAACCTCCTGTCtgcca includes the following:
- the LOC137843424 gene encoding cyclin-dependent kinase inhibitor 1-like codes for the protein MERRPGKTTCARRNLFGSVDHKQLQQDFQHMLHNGAKGAQQKWNFDFLQDRPVEGLLQWEGLEGHKVPAFYSCVVGEARRPLQHLYWPLDREDNSHHFAQIALTEKPKTSMKIGAKRIPEGKKRRQTSLTDYYSAKKQIKMNTQAAAKKPTF